Proteins co-encoded in one Nitrospirota bacterium genomic window:
- a CDS encoding NUDIX domain-containing protein, whose translation MRTPGEYEGEEFLEIVDEQGNVLGTAPREEIHGNPELLHRVVHVLVFNRTGELLLQKRSLRKDVAPGQWDTSVGGHVEPGEDVYDAARREMREELGADCPELEYLYSYIHANPYESELVYTFACTFDGAITFNRDEIQEIRTWKIGDILEAVDRPPAPGREEAAFSDNFRHELRMYLKSRT comes from the coding sequence ATGAGGACGCCCGGAGAATACGAGGGAGAAGAATTCCTTGAAATCGTGGACGAGCAGGGAAACGTCCTCGGGACCGCACCGCGGGAGGAAATCCACGGCAACCCCGAGCTTTTGCACCGTGTGGTCCATGTGCTGGTCTTTAACCGCACGGGGGAGCTCCTCTTGCAGAAGCGCTCTCTACGGAAGGACGTCGCCCCCGGGCAGTGGGACACCTCGGTGGGCGGGCACGTGGAACCGGGGGAGGACGTCTATGACGCCGCCCGCAGGGAGATGCGGGAGGAGCTCGGGGCCGACTGTCCCGAGCTGGAGTACCTGTACTCTTACATCCATGCGAACCCCTACGAGTCGGAGCTTGTCTACACCTTCGCCTGCACCTTCGACGGAGCGATAACCTTCAACCGGGACGAGATTCAAGAAATCCGCACCTGGAAAATCGGTGATATCCTGGAGGCCGTGGACAGGCCCCCGGCCCCCGGGAGGGAAGAGGCCGCATTCAGCGACAACTTCCGGCACGAGCTCCGCATGTACCTGAAAAGCCGCACGTAA
- a CDS encoding radical SAM protein — MRVIELFSSIQGESTSQGFPTTFVRFSGCNLRCSYCDTTYAYEGGRQCSVQELLDEVQKRGLQHVALTGGEPLLQEGVEELVSRLAERGHVVLVETNGSVDIGGVSRPSKVIVDLKTPGSGMSHRMDLGNLGRLRPQDELKFVLTGREDYAWARQFVRERGLEQSTVLFSPVFGVFDPGELARLMLEDRLPVRLHLQLHKYVFGPARRGV, encoded by the coding sequence ATGAGGGTTATCGAACTATTCTCAAGCATCCAGGGGGAGTCCACGAGCCAGGGGTTCCCCACGACATTCGTCCGGTTTTCGGGCTGTAACCTCCGCTGCTCATACTGCGACACCACCTATGCCTACGAAGGAGGCCGACAGTGCAGCGTGCAGGAGCTTCTCGACGAAGTGCAAAAAAGGGGCCTTCAGCACGTGGCCCTTACCGGCGGGGAGCCCCTCCTTCAGGAGGGGGTGGAGGAGCTCGTCTCGCGCCTGGCCGAAAGGGGGCACGTGGTGCTTGTGGAGACCAACGGCAGTGTGGACATCGGCGGGGTGAGCCGCCCCTCCAAGGTGATTGTTGACCTGAAGACGCCGGGAAGCGGCATGTCCCACCGCATGGACCTCGGGAACCTGGGGCGCCTGAGGCCCCAGGACGAGCTGAAGTTCGTCCTTACGGGGCGGGAGGATTACGCGTGGGCCAGGCAGTTCGTCCGGGAGCGCGGGCTGGAACAGAGCACGGTTCTCTTCTCCCCCGTCTTCGGCGTCTTCGACCCCGGGGAGCTGGCCCGCCTGATGCTTGAGGACCGGCTTCCGGTGCGGCTTCACCTTCAGCTTCATAAGTACGTCTTCGGCCCGGCACGCCGGGGGGTCTGA